The following are encoded together in the Lathyrus oleraceus cultivar Zhongwan6 chromosome 3, CAAS_Psat_ZW6_1.0, whole genome shotgun sequence genome:
- the LOC127126657 gene encoding glucan endo-1,3-beta-glucosidase 8, giving the protein MEKASILRMVLMLGLLGLYAEGLGVNWGTQATHKLPPETVVQMLKDNGIQKVKLFDADDTTMSALAGSGIEVMVAIPNNQLADMNDYKRAQQWVRKNVTRYNFDGGVKIKYVAVGNEPFLKSYNNSFLNITLPALQNIQNAINEAGLGDAVKATVPLNADVYESPVDNPLPSAGVFRPDINGLMTQMVQFLNKNAAPFTVNIYPFLSLYGNDDFPFNYAFFDGVDKPINDNGIQYTNVFDANFDTLVSALKSVGFGDTPILVGEVGWPTEGDKSATTGNAIRFYNGLLSRLAANKGTPRRPGFIEVYLFGFIDEDAKSIAPGNFERHWGIFRYDGQPKFTMDLSGQGQNKLLIGAQNVKYLDQSWCVFNPDAKDLSKLNDNINYACTYGDCTALGYGSSCNNLDANGNASYAFNMYYQVQNQDHQACNFQGLAKITTENISSPTCNFLIQIVPSSASSSMPSFAVLLFIAALSMILLA; this is encoded by the exons ATGGAAAAAGCTTCGATTTTGAGAATGGTGTTAATGTTAGGGTTGTTGGGTTTGTATGCGGAAGGGCTTGGTGTGAACTGGGGAACACAAGCAACTCACAAGTTGCCTCCAGAAACGGTTGTTCAGATGTTGAAGGATAATGGGATTCAAAAAGTTAAGCTTTTTGACGCAGATGATACTACAATGAGTGCTTTGGCTGGGAGTGGAATTGAAGTGATGGTTGCAATCCCTAATAATCAGCTTGCTGATATGAATGATTATAAACGTGCTCAGCAATGGGTTAGGAAGAATGTCACTCGTTATAACTTCGATGGTGGCGTTAAGATCAA ATATGTAGCAGTTGGGAATGAGCCATTTTTGAAATCCTACAACAATTCGTTCTTGAACATCACGCTACCTGCACTGCAGAACATTCAAAATGCCATAAATGAAGCCGGTCTTGGAGACGCTGTTAAGGCTACTGTGCCTTTAAATGCCGACGTGTATGAGTCTCCGGTGGACAATCCTCTTCCATCTGCAGGAGTATTTAGGCCTGATATCAACGGTCTCATGACTCAGATGGTACAATTTCTCAATAAGAATGCTGCACCATTTACTGTCAACATTTACCCCTTCTTAAGTCTTTATGGAAACGACGATTTCCCTTTCAACTACGCCTTCTTTGACGGGGTAGACAAACCGATAAACGATAACGGAATCCAATATACCAACGTCTTCGACGCAAATTTCGATACATTGGTTTCTGCTCTCAAATCAGTCGGTTTTGGCGACACCCCAATTTTGGTAGGAGAAGTAGGATGGCCTACAGAAGGCGACAAGAGTGCCACCACCGGAAATGCAATAAGATTCTACAACGGCCTCCTTTCAAGGCTCGCTGCGAACAAAGGAACCCCTCGCCGTCCCGGATTCATTGAAGTTTATCTCTTCGGATTCATCGATGAAGACGCAAAGAGCATCGCTCCTGGTAACTTCGAGAGACACTGGGGAATCTTCCGATACGACGGACAGCCAAAGTTTACAATGGATCTCTCAGGTCAAGGTCAAAACAAGCTTCTAATCGGTGCACAAAACGTGAAGTATCTTGATCAATCATGGTGCGTGTTTAATCCTGACGCTAAAGATCTCAGCAAACTTAACGACAATATCAATTACGCTTGCACCTATGGAGATTGCACTGCACTCGGATATGGATCTTCTTGCAACAACCTTGATGCCAATGGAAATGCTTCTTATGCATTCAACATGTACTACCAGGTACAGAATCAGGATCATCAAGCTTGCAATTTTCAAGGATTAGCTAAGATTACTACAGAGAATATTTCATCACCTACTTGCAATTTCCTCATTCAGATTGTTCCTTCTTCAGCGTCTTCTTCTATGCCCTCATTTGCAGTTTTGTTGTTCATTGCTGCTTTGTCTATGATTCTCTTGGCTTAG